One genomic region from Prochlorococcus marinus CUG1433 encodes:
- a CDS encoding DUF4101 domain-containing protein produces the protein MELPLDHFRLIGVSPSATPEEVLRAFQLRLDKTPDEGFTYEVLTQRSELLRLTADLLSDPERRREYENLLLNGASGLEFPSNREVAALILLWESGSPKEAFKITRIALQPPQTPALGSSREADLTLLAALSARDSAIQEQQLRSYSNAADFLNEGIQLLQRMGKLSEIRKDLEEDLISLLPYRILDLLSRDLNDQESHKKGLSMLENLIIKRGGLEGNNKSEYENYLNQPEFEAFFQQIKPYLTVQEQIDLFIELQKRGSSEAGFLAFLSLTAIGFSRRKPEKLYEARKILKKLNVSGLDSMPLLGCLDLLLADVDQASARFSSSSDENLKDWLNNYQGNKLEAICIFCKNWLENDVLVGYRDINSKEVDLDAWFEDNEIQEFIEKLEIKSNKTSFKSNLQNQLIKKDPMTKVIEGFDNTLDNCNEGKLPWPGGIKEGYEKLDFQENKFNDEILNDKPIVIYRYLIEKIAEFKFSLGEFFTHKDFLSRSPYLIYLYAFLILFTFGIGIGFLRNNLKKSIQNETLSEKSIIALDKNQKPGGKDFIDEIKKKPLNELNSINQKPTSINSLKYEELTKPSPSLEEIRNLLNVWLLSKSNYLAGKSEINLSKIVSSGLIDRTIEERQKDTKKAIFKKIDTQILKIDFESQTSSRIVVLAELDYSEKIVKNSGEFVNETSFNPLKVKYILGFSNKSWKLVDFVSGL, from the coding sequence TTGGAACTTCCTTTAGACCATTTTCGTTTAATTGGCGTAAGCCCCTCTGCAACACCTGAGGAAGTATTAAGGGCTTTTCAATTGCGTTTGGATAAAACTCCTGATGAAGGTTTTACTTATGAAGTTTTAACCCAAAGATCTGAGTTACTTCGCCTCACAGCTGATTTGCTTTCAGATCCAGAAAGGAGGAGAGAGTATGAAAATTTGCTTCTAAATGGAGCATCTGGACTTGAGTTCCCTTCAAATAGAGAAGTTGCTGCATTAATACTTCTTTGGGAATCTGGTTCCCCAAAAGAAGCTTTTAAAATCACGAGAATAGCTTTACAGCCACCACAAACTCCAGCTTTAGGAAGTAGTAGAGAGGCTGATTTAACTTTATTGGCTGCCTTATCAGCTAGAGATTCTGCAATTCAAGAACAACAGCTTAGATCCTATTCAAACGCAGCAGATTTTTTAAATGAAGGCATACAACTTCTCCAAAGAATGGGAAAGCTTAGTGAAATAAGGAAAGATCTTGAAGAGGACTTGATTTCCCTACTTCCCTACAGAATTCTTGATCTACTTAGTAGGGATTTAAATGATCAGGAATCTCATAAAAAAGGTCTAAGTATGTTGGAAAATTTAATAATCAAAAGAGGCGGTTTGGAAGGTAATAATAAATCTGAATATGAGAATTATTTAAACCAGCCAGAATTTGAAGCTTTTTTTCAACAAATAAAGCCATATTTGACAGTTCAAGAACAGATAGATTTGTTTATTGAATTACAAAAAAGAGGATCCTCAGAAGCAGGATTTCTAGCATTTTTGTCATTGACTGCAATTGGCTTCTCAAGAAGAAAGCCTGAGAAATTATATGAGGCGAGGAAAATTTTAAAGAAACTAAATGTATCAGGTCTTGATTCAATGCCCCTTTTGGGTTGTTTAGACTTACTTTTAGCAGATGTTGATCAGGCCTCAGCAAGATTCTCTAGCAGTTCTGATGAGAACCTAAAAGATTGGCTTAATAATTATCAGGGAAATAAGTTAGAGGCAATATGTATTTTCTGTAAAAATTGGTTAGAGAATGATGTTTTAGTTGGTTATAGAGATATTAATTCAAAGGAGGTGGATTTAGATGCTTGGTTTGAAGATAATGAAATTCAAGAATTTATTGAAAAATTAGAGATAAAATCAAATAAAACCTCTTTCAAATCAAACCTTCAAAATCAACTGATTAAAAAGGATCCTATGACAAAAGTTATAGAGGGTTTTGATAATACATTAGACAATTGTAATGAAGGAAAATTGCCTTGGCCTGGTGGTATAAAAGAAGGATATGAAAAGCTTGATTTTCAAGAAAATAAATTTAATGATGAAATTCTTAACGATAAACCAATAGTCATTTATAGATATTTAATTGAAAAAATTGCTGAATTTAAATTTAGTCTTGGCGAATTTTTTACACATAAAGACTTTCTTAGTCGATCACCTTATTTGATTTATTTATATGCGTTTTTGATCTTATTTACTTTTGGCATTGGGATTGGATTCCTCAGAAATAATCTTAAAAAATCAATTCAAAATGAAACTTTATCAGAAAAATCCATAATAGCTTTGGATAAAAATCAAAAGCCTGGAGGAAAAGATTTTATTGATGAAATTAAAAAGAAACCTTTAAATGAACTGAATTCTATTAATCAAAAACCTACTTCAATAAATTCCCTTAAATATGAAGAACTTACTAAACCTTCTCCATCTTTGGAAGAGATAAGAAATTTATTAAATGTATGGCTTTTAAGTAAAAGTAATTACTTAGCTGGAAAAAGTGAAATTAATCTTTCCAAAATTGTTAGTAGTGGTTTAATTGATAGAACAATCGAAGAAAGACAAAAAGATACTAAAAAAGCAATTTTTAAAAAAATTGATACTCAAATACTGAAGATAGATTTTGAATCACAAACCTCTTCTCGGATAGTCGTTTTAGCAGAATTAGATTATTCAGAGAAAATCGTAAAGAATTCCGGAGAATTTGTTAATGAAACCTCTTTTAATCCTCTAAAAGTTAAATATATTCTGGGATTTTCTAATAAATCATGGAAATTG